A single Penaeus monodon isolate SGIC_2016 unplaced genomic scaffold, NSTDA_Pmon_1 PmonScaffold_1548, whole genome shotgun sequence DNA region contains:
- the LOC119569466 gene encoding collagen alpha-1(X) chain-like: MEKPPARIGAQDCLLPRKPPGVSPAPGRARVSSPPAPGPRRMRASPAPGRAGCPPQGSGGHQPSERLLPRTARGENGGCGMPPERKVGMGLVGKGKLEELPPARGMPGELPARGHEEEPPAEDMRRSAC; the protein is encoded by the exons ATGGAGAAGCCCCCTGCCAGGATTGGGGCCCAGGATTGTCTCCTGCCCAGGAAGCCCCCGGGGG TCTCGCCTGCCCCCGGACGCGCCCGGGTGAGTTCGCCCCCCGCCCCCGGACCCCGCCGGATGAGGGCGTCGCCTGCCCCCGGGCGCGCCGGATGTCCCCCCCAAGGATCTGGTGGGCATCAACCATCAGAAAGACTCCTGCCGAGGACCGCAAGAGGAGAAAATGGTGGGTGCGGAATGCCCCCCGAAAGAAAAGTTGGCATGGGTCTGGTGGGCAAAGGAAAGCTGGAGGAGCTGCCCCCCGCCAGGGGCATgccgggggagctgcctgcccGAGGACATgaggaggagccgcctgccgaaGACATGCGGAGGAGTGCCTGCTGA